The following coding sequences are from one Humulus lupulus chromosome X, drHumLupu1.1, whole genome shotgun sequence window:
- the LOC133804233 gene encoding subtilisin-like protease SBT1.7: MRKKPQNSMKLPILLLQTAMLLSTAFRLHVTAADRKHQQVKKTYIVHMDKSHKPASSDDHLKWYDSSLKSVSASAQMFYTYDNVMHGFSTRLAEEEAQVLEKQPGVLSVLPEIRYELHTTRTPEFLGLGKSEAIFPSSDKVSEVVIGVLDTGVWPESKSFDDTGLGKLPSGWKGECQVGNNFNSSSCNRKLIGARFFSEGYEGAFGPIDSKRESRSPRDDEGHGTHTTTTAGGSSVAEASLFDFASGTARGLAATARVATYKVCWVGGCFGTDILAGIEQAIKDGVNILSMSIGGSLNDYSKDAVAIGTFAATANGIVVSLSAGNSGPSSGSLSNVAPWMITVGAGTLDRDFPVYVSLGNGQKYKGVSLYGGQPLSDELVPIVYAQKTSNSTNGNLCLTGSLVSGTVTGKIVLCDRGGNSRAQKGQVVKDAGGVGMILSNTESYGEELVADAHLLPTAAVGQKIGDLIKAYLDSEANPTATISKGTTQLGVQPSPVVAAFSSRGPNPITPEILKPDLIAPGVNILAGWTSAAAPTGLDQDKRRVSFNIISGTSMSCPHVSGLAALLKAEYPEWSPAAIKSALMTTAYSKYNNGKTLIDVATGNPSTPFDYGSGHVDPVAALDPGLVYDATVDEYISFLCALNYSAAEIKIVTYKDYTCDVTKKYSLGDFNYPSFAVPLQTALGSGSGVSSTVRNTRTLTNVGAPATYKVKVSSEISSIKIFVQPELLSFSQAYEKKTYTVTFTAPSSPSGSTSFARLEWSDGKHVVGSPIAFSWT, from the coding sequence ATGAGGAAAAAACCTCAGAATAGTATGAAGTTACCAATTCTCCTTTTGCAAACAGCCATGCTTCTGAGCACTGCCTTCCGTTTACATGTAACAGCAGCCGATAGAAAACACCAACAAGTGAAAAAGACTTACATAGTTCATATGGATAAGTCTCATAAGCCTGCAAGTTCCGACGACCACCTCAAATGGTATGACTCATCTTTAAAATCGGTCTCTGCTTCAGCTCAAATGTTTTACACTTATGACAATGTAATGCACGGCTTTTCCACAAGACTGGCGGAAGAAGAAGCCCAGGTGCTTGAAAAACAACCAGGTGTTCTCTCTGTTCTACCTGAAATCCGATATGAGCTTCATACGACTCGAACGCCTGAGTTTCTTGGACTTGGAAAGAGCGAAGCTATCTTTCCATCGTCGGACAAAGTTAGTGAGGTGGTGATAGGAGTTCTGGACACCGGTGTGTGGCCTGAGAGCAAAAGCTTTGATGACACCGGTCTCGGGAAGCTCCCCTCTGGGTGGAAAGGGGAGTGCCAGGTGGGCAACAACTTCAACTCGTCAAGCTGTAACCGAAAACTAATTGGCGCGAGATTTTTCTCGGAAGGGTATGAAGGAGCATTTGGACCCATTGACAGTAAAAGAGAATCAAGATCACCAAGAGATGACGAAGGCCATGGAACTCATACCACAACCACCGCAGGCGGGTCCTCTGTTGCAGAGGCTAGTCTATTTGATTTTGCTTCTGGCACGGCACGAGGTCTGGCTGCGACAGCCCGAGTAGCCACGTATAAGGTGTGCTGGGTTGGTGGATGTTTTGGTACTGATATATTAGCAGGTATAGAGCAGGCTATTAAAGATGGTGTCAATATTTTGTCTATGTCTATCGGCGGAAGTTTAAATGATTACAGCAAAGACGCAGTAGCAATTGGAACTTTTGCTGCAACGGCTAATGGAATTGTTGTATCCCTCTCAGCCGGAAATTCTGGACCAAGTTCAGGGAGCTTATCCAATGTTGCGCCTTGGATGATCACTGTGGGTGCTGGAACATTAGACCGTGATTTCCCAGTTTATGTTAGCCTTGGAAATGGACAGAAATACAAAGGTGTGTCGCTCTATGGAGGCCAACCTTTATCTGATGAGTTAGTTCCAATTGTTTATGCTCAAAAGACAAGTAACTCTACAAATGGTAATCTGTGCTTGACTGGTAGTTTGGTTTCTGGAACGGTCACAGGAAAAATTGTATTGTGTGATCGAGGGGGAAACTCCAGGGCCCAAAAGGGTCAAGTAGTCAAAGATGCTGGTGGCGTTGGGATGATTTTGTCAAATACAGAATCTTACGGGGAGGAACTTGTGGCTGATGCACATCTCTTGCCCACAGCAGCTGTTGGCCAGAAAATCGGTGATTTAATAAAGGCCTATCTTGATTCGGAGGCTAATCCAACAGCCACGATCTCCAAAGGAACCACACAGTTAGGAGTTCAACCCTCACCAGTGGTTGCAGCTTTCAGTTCTAGGGGACCAAATCCAATCACTCCAGAAATACTTAAACCAGACCTGATAGCACCAGGGGTAAACATACTTGCTGGGTGGACTAGCGCAGCTGCACCAACTGGATTAGACCAGGACAAGAGGCGCGTAAGCTTCAACATCATTTCAGGCACATCCATGTCTTGCCCTCATGTGAGTGGACTGGCTGCCCTCCTCAAAGCTGAGTACCCAGAATGGAGTCCTGCAGCTATAAAATCGGCTCTCATGACCACCGCCTATTCAAAATATAATAATGGTAAAACCTTAATAGATGTTGCTACTGGAAATCCATCAACACCGTTTGACTATGGATCTGGGCATGTAGATCCAGTGGCAGCCCTGGACCCTGGTCTTGTTTACGATGCTACTGTTGATGAATACATAAGCTTCCTCTGTGCTTTAAATTACAGTGCAGCTGAGATAAAGATCGTCACCTACAAAGACTACACCTGTGATGTAACCAAAAAGTACAGCCTTGGAGATTTTAACTACCCATCTTTTGCAGTTCCTCTGCAAACAGCACTTGGTAGTGGTTCTGGTGTTTCAAGCACTGTAAGAAACACAAGAACTCTAACAAATGTTGGAGCACCAGCAACATATAAGGTCAAAGTATCTTCAGAGATTTCGTCAATTAAAATCTTTGTTCAACCAGAATTACTGAGCTTTAGTCAGGCATATGAGAAGAAGACATACACAGTGACATTCACTGCCCCTTCTTCCCCGTCAGGTTCAACAAGCTTTGCTCGTCTGGAATGGTCAGATGGTAAACATGTAGTTGGCAGCCCTATTGCTTTTAGCTGGACATAA
- the LOC133806187 gene encoding pollen-specific leucine-rich repeat extensin-like protein 1, with protein MAATHNPGAGGRPFFQIPEEQTPQTENYPRRLGKQPMKDHSPDEGSASSDSRGLPAPRPDEDIYYNPERYIPIMELENRQLHQQLAEATRRNEELARQAAEVQAPPQRPRGRPRESTTARRAEQGAQQTQPRPKANMGNDRPGRNTQANIVGNPTAEVTIGIGNNRAPPAARSTNPESIKNNLKPIRANSGPSKPNNGRPPPSPIRHPLPLIRHPSPLREAPKPTPNRNRAGEHAPQRPSRSGSRDGNCRTQPGHGGEREATQGHRVSQPAGNHMLRSQMTGAIEPVEDPPHNNQAPQPERNDSFMSGSLDLTMFVSVYNTKPKNIGNYENNPDLRDHLN; from the coding sequence ATGGCCGCCACACACAACCCAGGAGCTGGTGGGCGACCGTTTTTCCAAATACCTGAGGAGCAGACTCCTCAAACTGAGAATTATCCCCGGAGGCTTGGGAAACAACCAATGAAAGATCACAGCCCAGacgaggggagtgcatcatctgATTCTAGGGGACTGCCTGCTCCCAGGCCCGATGAGGACATCTATTATAATCCTGAGAGGTACATTCCCATTATGGAACTGGAGAATCGCCAACTGCACCAACAATTGGCAGAGGCCACACGACGCAATGAAGAATTGGCTAGGCAGGCCGCCGAGGTCCAGGCGCCACCCCAGAGGCCAAGAGGGCGTCCTCGCGAGAGCACAACTGCCAGGAGGGCCGAACAAGGGGCCCAGCAGACCCAGCCAAGGCCCAAGGCAAACATGGGCAACGATCGCCCTGGGAGGAATACTCAAGCTAATATTGTCGGTAATCCGACAGCAGAGGTAACTATAGgaatagggaataaccgagctcctccagCAGCTCGGAGCACTAACCCTGAATCTATCAAAAATAACCTGAAACCAATCCGggccaattctggaccttccaaGCCCAACAATGGAAGGCCACCACCATCGCCTATAAGGCATCCACTGCCTCTTATAAGACACCCATCACCACTCCGAGAGGCACCCAAGCCAACTCCTAATAGGAACCGGGCAGGGGAGCATGCACCACAAAGGCCATCTCGAAGTGGTAGCCGAGATGGGAACTGTCGAACTCAGCCAGGACATGGGGGCGAGCGAGAGGCAACCCAAGGACATAGGGTCTCCCAACCAGCAGGAAACCACATGTTGAGATCACAAATGACTGGAGCAATAGAGCCAGTGGAAGATCCACCTCACAATAATCAAGCCCCTCAACCAGAACGAAATGATAGTTTTATGAGTGGGAGTTTAGACCTCACCATGTTTGTAAGCGTATATAATACCAAACCCAAGAATATTGGGAATTATGAAAATAatcctgatcttcgagatcacCTGAACTAG